In Dehalogenimonas etheniformans, one genomic interval encodes:
- a CDS encoding AbrB/MazE/SpoVT family DNA-binding domain-containing protein has translation MENDFNGVWSPKFYGSTTIGERGQMVIPAEARKDFDITPSSKLLVFGSPGGLMVVKAENITGFLTKASEMLRALEKASLST, from the coding sequence ATGGAGAACGATTTTAACGGGGTCTGGTCGCCAAAATTTTACGGATCCACTACGATCGGTGAACGTGGCCAGATGGTTATTCCGGCCGAAGCCCGCAAAGACTTCGATATCACTCCCTCATCAAAGTTGCTCGTATTCGGGAGCCCCGGCGGGTTGATGGTTGTTAAAGCCGAAAACATCACAGGATTTTTGACCAAGGCTTCGGAGATGCTAAGGGCGCTCGAAAAAGCATCGTTGAGCACCTAG